In Gossypium arboreum isolate Shixiya-1 chromosome 5, ASM2569848v2, whole genome shotgun sequence, a single genomic region encodes these proteins:
- the LOC108473628 gene encoding sister chromatid cohesion protein PDS5 homolog C-like, producing MTTSEKELELQLMEAGNRLVEPPSSVAELIPLLDQVESRLSMVEQSPSQSMQNALSPSLKALVAEQLFRHPDDDVKVAVAACISEITRITAPDAPYDDDQMREVFQLIVSSLKNLSDKSSRSFIKRTSILETVAKVRSCVVMLDLECDALIVEMFQHFLKAIRDYHAEAVFTSMVTIMTLVLEESEDIPTELLSPILSSVKKDNEEVLPVARKLAEKVLENCASKLQPYLTQAVENLGISFDDYSSIVASICGATAGAVERDDAAVGKLVDNERIPAEAPLDNAAQEVKKIPKEAVSVEQVALVNEKTPVPVACNGIMQTVDSKSVKKQEDDNIADKSENETSTVAEPDLFEAEKVVDPDPKLEQSPQEKERKSDSKLTEPSGSSHVDEKEVETIPDRKHDCKDDAGSPCRDVSVDGDISSENRIETDLQHSSPKAIEDKSTDVASSTPSGTVIDDGYSKRVSRTKKKDSVSKDTACSVDDVSKKAHSGTSDSEAKLNRRSGKKGSTVVSNEDNAPVSVDETKKESDIASDSEAKSLKKSSKKVDSSGNNLDKSSSKQLEDKNRRARGKVAPEKDGTKNSTKNDDEEVIGSPKSVKPNKQDSHKEGTPKTNSKRKHMSIKEKSSDSMEYGENLVGLKVKVWWPKDREFYEGFIHSFDSAKKKHKVHYNDGDEEILNLKREKWAVIEDESGSDEEGAANPPSPDGSSDMHQKKAKTTDLSSKKAKMDASPKRGGGTSSGKSKGSATKSGRKTKEDAKVDGKSKDGSKSVSKSGNDSVAKSKDHSTPKTGSKPVDNASKVDKKSKNEESGETPKSTKSKDDGSATPKASSKLKQDISKTANSKQETPKISSQSKGKSLKSGGKSNSNGTGKSKSGSSKVKGSESVKESSTDSAKVVGSVKRKAPSLLKAQGSDSKSGKKRQR from the exons ATGACGACATCTGAGAAAGAGCTGGAGCTACAGTTAATGGAGGCTGGAAACAGGCTCGTCGAACCCCCGTCGTCAGTCGCTGAGCTCATCCCTCTCCTTGAC CAAGTTGAGAGTCGTCTTTCAATGGTGGAACAATCACCAAGCCAATCAATGCAAAATGCACTGTCTCCATCACTCAAAGCATTAGTAGCAGAGCAACTGTTCAGACATCCTGATGATGATGTAAAAGTTGCAGTTGCTGCTTGCATCAGCGAGATAACAAGGATAACTGCACCTGATGCTCCTTATGATGATGACCAAATGAGG GAGGTTTTTCAACTGATTGTGTCATCCTTAAAGAATTTATCTGACAAGTCCAGCCGTTCATTCATTAAGAGGACCTCGATTCTTGAAACTGTTGCCAAAGTCAGATCGTGTGTGGTGATGTTGGATCTTGAATGTGATGCCCTTATTGTTGAGATGTTCCAGCATTTCCTCAAGGCAATAAG GGATTATCATGCAGAGGCAGTCTTTACATCGATGGTGACTATTATGACACTTGTGCTGGAAGAAAGTGAAGATATCCCTACAGAGCTGCTCTCCCCAATCTTATCTAGTGTAAAGAAGGATAATGAG GAAGTTCTTCCTGTTGCTCGGAAGTTGGCAGAGAAAGTGCTTGAAAACTGTGCATCAAAGCTTCAACCATACCTAACCCAAGCTGTAGAGAACTTGGGAATTTCTTTTGATGATTATAGTAGTATAGTTGCTTCTATATGTGGAGCGACAGCTGGTGCTGTAGAGCGGGATGATGCTGCTGTTGGAAAACTTGTG GATAATGAGAGAATACCAGCAGAGGCACCTTTGGATAACGCAGCCCAG GAGGTTAAAAAGATTCCTAAAGAAGCAGTTTCAGTTGAACAAGTGGCCCTTGTAAATGAAAAGACTCCTGTGCCAGTTGCTTGCAATGGCATTATGCAAACTGTTGATTCAAAATCTGTAAAGAAGCAAGAGGATGATAACATTGCTGATAAGTCTGAGAATGAAACATCAACTGTGGCTGAACCTGATTTATTTGAAGCTGAGAAAGTGGTCGATCCGGACCCTAAGTTAGAGCAAAGTCCCCAGGAAAAGGAGAGGAAATCTGATTCAAAATTAACTGAACCTTCTGGCAGTTCTCATGTTGATGAGAAGGAAGTTGAGACTATACCGGATCGTAAACATGACTGCAAGGATGATGCTGGTTCTCCATGTCGAGATGTGTCTGTTGATGGGGATATATCCTCTGAAAATAGAATAGAGACAGATTTACAGCATTCCTCTCCAAAAGCAATTGAGGATAAATCGACTgatgttgcttcctcaacaccAAGTGGGACTGTAATTGATGACGGTTATTCCAAAAGGGTATCAAGGACAAAAAAGAAAGACAGCGTAAGCAAGGACACAGCATGTTCTGTTGATGATGTCTCTAAAAAGGCGCATTCAGGGACAAGTGATTCTGAAGCAAAATTAAATAGACGATCAGGAAAAAAGGGTTCTACTGTAGTTTCCAACGAGGACAATGCTCCAGTTAGTGTAGATGAAACTAAGAAAGAAAGTGACATTGCAAGTgattcggaggcaaaatcactgAAGAAGTCATCAAAGAAGGTAGATTCTAGTGGTAACAACTTAGATAAATCCTCTTCAAAGCAACTGGAGGATAAGAATAGGCGAGCTCGGGGGAAAGTTGCTCCTGAGAAGGATGGAACAAAAAACTCAACCAAGAATGATGATGAG GAAGTGATTGGATCTCCAAAGTCAGTGAAGCCAAACAAACAAGATTCTCACAAGGAGGGGACCCCTAAGACAAATTCCAAGAGAAAGCATATGTCAATTAAAGAAAAA TCTTCTGATTCTATGGAGTATGGTGAGAATCTTGTCGGCTTGAAGGTGAAGGTCTGGTGGCCCAAAGACCGTGA GTTCTACGAAGGTTTTATTCATTCATTTGATTCCGCTAAAAAGAAGCACAAG GTGCACTATAATGACGGTGATGaagaaattttaaatcttaaaagAGAAAAGTGGGCTGTGATTGAAGATGAGTCAGGGTCAGATGAG GAAGGTGCAGCAAATCCACCAAGTCCTGATGGTTCATCTGACAT GCATCAAAAGAAGGCAAAAACCACTGATCTCTCTAGCAAGAAAGCTAAGATGGATGCTTCACCAAAAAG GGGTGGAGGAACTTCGTCGGGGAAATCCAAGGGTAGTGCCACAAAGTCTGGTCGCAAAACAAAGGAAGATGCTAAAGTGGATGGGAAATCCAAAGATGGTTCCAAGAGTGTTAGTAAATCTGGCAATGACAGTGTTGCTAAGTCCAAGGATCATAGCACCCCCAAAACTGGCAGTAAACCAGTTGACAATGCTTCAAAAGTAGACAAGAAGTCCAAGAATGAGGAGAGTGGTGAAACACCAAAGTCTACGAAATCCAAGGATGATGGAAGTGCCACACCAAAAGCTTCCTCAAAGTTAAAGCAAGACATCTCAAAGACTGCCAATTCCAAGCAGGAAACCCCCAAAATTTCGTCCCAATCTAAGGGTAAGTCTCTTAAGAGTGGGGGCAAATCCAATTCTAATGGCACTGGTAAGTCAAAATCTGGTTCGTCAAAGGTGAAAGGAAGTGAAAGCGTGAAGGAGAGCTCAACTGATTCAGCAAAAGTTGTGGGAAGTGTGAAGCGGAAAGCACCAAGTTTGTTGAAGGCGCAGGGAAGTGATTCGAAGTCTGGAAAAAAGCGGCAAAGATGA